One window of Tenacibaculum maritimum NCIMB 2154 genomic DNA carries:
- a CDS encoding DUF4442 domain-containing protein, translated as MKLTPRKINAFTMLKLPAAYFTGVRVKHINDCECSVTVKHRWVNQNPFKSLFWAIQGMAAELATGALVMKEIDNSGKKISMLVTNMNATFTKKATGKITFVCKDGELIRKAIHKSIETREGQVVVMKSVGVNNEGISVSKFEFEWSIKLKE; from the coding sequence ATGAAATTAACACCTAGAAAAATTAATGCTTTTACGATGCTAAAATTGCCTGCTGCATATTTTACAGGGGTCAGAGTTAAGCATATTAATGATTGTGAATGTAGTGTAACTGTTAAACATAGATGGGTAAACCAAAACCCTTTTAAATCGCTATTTTGGGCAATTCAAGGAATGGCAGCTGAATTGGCTACAGGAGCTTTGGTAATGAAAGAGATAGATAATTCGGGAAAAAAAATATCTATGTTAGTTACTAATATGAATGCGACCTTTACTAAAAAAGCTACTGGAAAAATTACTTTTGTTTGTAAAGATGGTGAATTGATTAGAAAAGCGATACATAAGTCTATTGAAACAAGAGAAGGACAAGTTGTAGTAATGAAATCAGTTGGGGTTAATAATGAAGGAATTTCTGTTTCTAAATTTGAGTTCGAGTGGAGTATTAAGTTAAAAGAATGA